The window AACGCGGTGTGCTAACGGCGGCCCAGCGCACTCACGTTCTCGTGGCGCATGTGCTTCAGGAGGCGCAGCTCCCGGTAAGCGCGCTTGGCGAACAGCTCCGACTGGAAGGGCCGGTACAGCTTCTTGATGGCCACTTTGGAGCCTGTGCGGCTGTCCACGGCGGAGCTGCGGGACGCGCGACTTAGCAAGCGGGCCGGCCACCGCGCCCTGACACCCTCCGCCCGGCCTGCGCTTACCACACCGCGCCATAGGCGCCCGAGCCCACGGGCTGCAGATCCTGGTACACGACGCGCACCTCCCAGGCGGTCTTAGTCACCTCCTGGCGGTAAAAGCCCCTGCGGGCGGGCGGCGGAGAGCTCATGGATCGGCGGGACTCCCCGGGCCACCGCACTGGTACCCGGCTCCCGGTTCTTCCCTCTGGCTCTCAGGAGCCGCCGATCCGACCCCGGCCCTTGTGGCACGCGGCCCCTCCCCGGCCTGAGAACCAACCGGTCCCTGGGCCGCGCGCACGTGACGcccccgcccgccctccggccCCTCCGGAAACCcgaggcggcggcagcccgggaaGGCCCAAGGCGGGGGAGAGGGGGACACGGGGGGGAGGGAGCGCCACCCGCAGCTaagccccagcctggagccagACACGGCGCCTGAGACCCTGGCCTGCCTTCGCACTCAGGCTGAACTTACCAGCCTGGATCGGGGGTGTCTTAGCAGGGGCCCCACGGGGTTCCTGTCTTCTCCTTGCTAACTATGCTCCCAGGGCGCTGGGCTGCAGGACTTCTATTCCTAGCCCCAGGTCACTGTCCACCAGCTTCACCAACTTCTACCCCACCAGGTCCCCCACCCCTGAGGCCCTTGGGCTGAGGGTGCCCCTGTGTTCAACTCTCCCAGAATGTCCTCTTCCCCTGGGACTGATTagcccttcccccccaccccatgaaCCGTTCCCCAGCACCTGTCTTGCCTGCATCCCCCATTCCAAATGGAGGAGCAGGTTATGTGTCTCAAACTTAGGCTACATCCCCAGTACTCCTCCCTGCAGCCACTGACCCCAGCCCTCCCAAACCCAGGAACCAGAGAGGTAGTCCTGTAAATCCCCTTGGTCCCTGTGcacccccagctccctcctctcccctcacttgGCACTTGGAAAGCCTCCTCTAAGCATTTGCAAGTCCCTCTACCTCAGGGGTCAgtaatctttttggctgagagagccatgaacgccacatattttaaaatgtaactccgtGAAAGTCATACAACGACcagtgtacattacacattatccaataaaaatttggtgttgtcccggaggacagctgtgattggctccagccacccgcaaccatgaacatgagtgttaggaaatgaatggattgtaatacatgagaatgttttatatttttaatgttttttttattatttttatttatttattcattttagaggagagagagagagagagagagagagagagagagagggaaggtgggaggagcaggaagcttcaactcccatatgtgtgccttgaccaggcaagcccagggttttgaaccggcgacctcagcattccaggttgaccctttatccactgcgccaccacaggtcaggctattttttttttattaaagatttgtctgcgagccacgtgcagccatcaaaagagccacatctggttcacgagccatagattcccgacccctgctctacctgTTCACCCTCTGTCAAACTTTCCCGTTTGTCTATAGCCCTGCCTGAGCCTCTCCACTCTCTCCAGGAAGGTGTGCCTGACCACAGGGGTAAAAGAGGGTCCTACTCCAGCCCCCAGTGCCCCCTTACTCTTCTCAGTGTGGGCATCATTCTTTCATGACTCAGATCTCATTCCAGATCAGACTTTTTTTGaagggcagaggccctggccccCTTGCACATCCTCCCCAGACCAGTGACCTGGGTCTGTGAGGGAGTGGGGTAACAAGATCCCGAGGGCCCTTGCCCCACCCTCTGTGCCCTGCCACCATGAATCAGCAGCTCAGCAGCTCAAGCCCAGCCAGAGCAGCTTTACACCTGGCTTGCCGGCTGGTGATGCTGAGCACTCAGGAGCTGGAGACTAGTCAGTGAGGGCAGACTGGGGTCACCTGAACCACAACTACCTGTACCCTATGCCCTTCAGGTTCTGGGCTGCCTGTGGGACTCCGTTTGTCTTCTCCAGGAATCCCCTAGCTGGTCCCCCTTACTCCCTGCGGTGGGTCCAGGGGCCCAGCAGGATTCCCATTGAGACGAGCCCTCTCAGGTGGGACACTTCTGAGTTCTGTcgccatccccccctccccccgccaacacacacacaggactCAGCATAGCTTGGTCTCCAGGGGTTCCCCTGGACCTCAAGTCCAGTAGCTACAGTGCCCAGACCTGGAGGTTCAATTTCCAAATGGTGTCCacccccagtgccctgggaaaagGTGCAGAATGTCTTGAAGACACCCTGCCTGACCCCCATTGCAGACCAGGCCCTCCCCCCACCTGAGCTGCAGTAGCTCATAGCTCAGTGTGTGTCCAGAGAGATGAAGTGGCCCTCTTTCTCCTTAACCAAGAAGGAAAGCTATTTACCCCACTCCACCTGGCCCTGGCAAGGGCAGGCTTTTGCTCCCAGAGACCCCTCAACTGTCCCTCAGCAACCTTCCTGACCACTGAGTGAAGAGAGCAGGTCTGGATCTGGACCAGACACAGAAtctgacgagatcgggcgcgttcagggtggtatggccgtagactagaCACAGAATCTATTCGTAGGAGTACACCccgtcccctgccccccccccagcccactgGCCTGGGTGGAGCAGGAAGGGTGCTAAAGATGGCTAATTGTCCAACTGGAGACCCAAGGGATTTGGCCAGTACAGCAGTCTGGTGTCTGGTGCAACAGGCCAGCTGGAGGTGTGATGCACAGAGATCCCGCCACTCCCTCCAGGCAGGGGGACAGCAAGGCAGCACCTGGGACACAAGCTGATCAAGAGGAAACCTCCTTTATTGAGACACCCTGGTACAGGCACTTGACATTTAGATCTCCCTGGGCCCAGCAAAGTAGGAGGTCACCACCTGACACCACAACTGGACAAAGAAGACCCGCAACTCCAACACAATTGGAGCAATAGTTCTGTTCCAGAGATTCCTAGGTCAGTTTTATTCTGGAAAGAGGGAGGACCAGGTCTGATCCATAGACCAGAGCACCCAGCTCTTGGCTGCAGGGCCAGACAACAGGCTGAGACTTCTTCATCAGCTCCCAGCCAAGGTCCAGGGTCTAAGTCCAAGTCCACCTTGATGTGTATCAGCCCACTTTGTGTTCCCTATCCTCCCCAGCTGGCACTGTGCTCTCATGCTTCAGAAACCCAAGGAGAATGACCTGGCTTTCTGCCCATGTGGTTGTCCCTTGCCCACATGGTGCACAGCAGGCTCTCAGCACACCCCCCATGACATCAgacactggggggaggggaggcaagtATAGCCTCGACAACTTGAGTCTCCTGCTGATCATACAGCCGCTGGCCCTTGGGTGCCCACAGATTCACACATGTCTTCACATATCCTGACAGATAAATACCAAGAATACACATCAGGAAACATGTGCCACAGAACACAGGGGAACACATGGCTCTAGGCCGAGTGTTCTGATTTGACACTGAGTGGCTGTCCCTGCCTTGCCACCCCCCAGAGAAGACCCTACAGGATTCTCAGGCCTTTGGGTCTCAGCATTTCCCAGCGTAAACCTCCGCTTCCAGACTGAGCATCTCAGACCACTGAGaccccctccctggccccagtgcaccaccccacagaGACAGCCACCTCGGACTGCAATCTGGAGACAGACACACTCCCCTGAGGACCCTTAGGCATCCAGGTCCTCCACAGTGAAGTCCCAAGGGAGACCCTGGTTGTTTGGAGGTGGTAGAAGGACCAGGGAAGTCCAGGACACTTTGTCCAGACCCCTATGCCCACAGCTTTACACACGTGCACAAGTTCATGCATTCATATGTGTGTGTAGACTCCCACAAGGAGAAGCATGCAGACCAGGGGTCCCAGGTCAAGGGTCAAGTGGTGGGAGGTGACCCTCGTGGGAACTCAGCAGGCTGAGGAACTGGGGCAGACAGGCTCAGGCCTCTCCTTGAATTCCAGCGTGGCTCACTACTCAATGTCCAGGCTGCCTGGTGGATGCAATGGCTCTGGGGGCTTGAAGCTGAGGACTTCCTGGTAGGTGAGttctggggggtgaggggagaggtgaGCTCATACTGCCACCAGTGGCACTCCCTACCCACTTGTCTGGTGCCAGCTACCCAGCCCAGGCCCACCACTTTATGAGGGTAGCCTCGCCCATGACCCTTCCAAAGCCTGTCCTCTGCTGTCCCCATGCTCTGCAGGACCTACCAGTCCTATTTCTGCCTGTGCCACCCTGGAGTGGGGGGGGCATGTTGCTCCCCTCCCAGACCACCGTGAGGATTAGCTGGGGCACTTTCTGCAGGAAATGGATGGCACCCAGCTTCCATGGCAAGGCAGCAGCCCTCATGCCCCTGGGCTCCacctcacccccatcccccagcctcacctttctttcttttttttaagtttattcattttagagagaggagagcgagcgagagagagagagagagagagagagagagagaaggagagaaggggtggagcagggagcatcaactcccatatgtgccttgattaggcaagcccagggtttcgaaccggtgacctcagcattccaggttgacacattatccacagcaccaccacaggtcaggcctaccagGCCCACCTTTCCACTCCTCCACAGTGCGTTCCTTTGCCTCAACGCTTTCATCATAGGGCTCCGCCTCAGGCTCATCATCAGGGTCATGGTACTGGCTGAAGTAGGCatgggccagggcctcagctgcaCTGATCCTCTGGTCACTGTCCAGCACCAGCATCCTTCCCAGGAGGTCCACGGCTGCAGAGTGGTTAGGAGACAGATGGGTGCTAGAGGTCAGCTCTGCATCCAGGCCAGACATGGAACCCTGCCCAGACCCAGGGCCCATACTCACCCAGGGGGTTGGCTCCATGAAAGATGCTCCTGAGGTCCTTCTGGGGCATGGGGGGCAGGGACTGGATGTATGTCTGGGCCTGAGAGCATATGGGAAGGGTCTGAGGGGGCTGCTTACCCCTTACCTCCTCTGCCCCAAGACAGGCAGAGGCTTGCAAAAAGAAACCCCCACACTCATTCAGTCCAACAGGCCTGGGCAAGGGCATGCACAGTCCAAACCTAGGCCTGGTACTGTCCCCTGGTCCTTGGACAGTACCACTGTTGTGGGTGCTGTGATTTTTATCCTCATTGTCTCTCATGCCAGGAATTGTCTTCCCTGTTCACCTGCTTCCCCCTAAAGGGGTCAGGTGCCTGACTTGGGCTCTATTCCACTGTGGTCCATGCTCTCCAAGTGGTTCCTGGTCCAATCCCACCCCACCCTTCCTCAACAGAACCAGGGGGCTTCGCCAGCATAGGAAGCTGGTGGTTGGGGACTCACATGTTCCGAGGCTATCTTTGCCAGAACCTCAGGGCTGGGTGTGCCCACCACCTCCATGATGAGCTTCAGCTGGTCAATGTCTGCCTGGCTCAGGAAATGCCCACTGGCCAGGCATGAGCCCTTCTTATGTCCCCAGACCCCTGATCTTGGGGCACTGCCTGGAACCTGGTCTCCTATAGCCCTCTGGTGGCACAGCGTGGGGTAGAGGAGCGAGACTGGCCAGAAAGGGCCGAGCCCACTTCCTCGACCCTCATCAGAAGGAAGGGACCCTGGCTCAACACCGCTTCCCAGCCTGGGCCAAGGATACAGTCATTTCCTGGGAAGAGGGCCTTTCCTTGGAGCAACTCAGCCATGATGCAGCCCACCGACCAGATGTCCACTGTTGAGGGAGGAGTCTCCATCAGTCTGCTCACCCCAAGTCCCTCCTCAGAGAACTGGGGGGCTGCCTGGAACTGTGCCAGCTTACTGTCCCAGTCATACCCAGGTCCCCTCCTCTAGATACAACTGTGGGCAGGGGGAGAGGTTAGCCCAAGACCCACCATGCTCTGCCCCTATGAAGGTCTGTTTCTGAATGCTGGTCCCAGACCTTGAATCCTCCATGATTGGAACCTCCCATGTCCTTGGCTTTGCCTACCCCCCAGGCCCTGGCATGAGCTCTGCCTGCCCACCCTGGCCCCACAGCACAGCCCTCGCACAGGGGCTGATATCACCTGTCTGGTTGTAGTGCATCCAGTTGAGCATAATCTCAGGGGCGCGATACCAACGTGTGGCCACATAGCCGGTCATCTCCTCATCTGCCTGGCGTGCCAGCCCGAAGTCCAGGATCTACAGCAAGCACCCAGCTGGTCAGGGTTCCCAATAATGCCTCTTCAGTGTCCCACCATCCCCCTAACACCCAGCAGTCACCCTTAGCTCGCAGTCCTCGTTCACCGCTACGTTGCTGGGCTTCAGGTCCTgcagggttagggtgagggtagGCACAGCAGGAGCGCAGGCAGCCCTGAGGAGCCCAGCCCTCACCCATACCTACCCGGTGGATGATTCCGGCTGAGTGGATGTACTGCAAGGGGGAAGATGGAAAATGGAGGTCAGGTTCTGCCCCAACGCTGTGGGCCTgcccctgtctgcctgtcctccTGCCAGCGCCCACCTTCAGCCCGCGCAGCAGCTGGTACACCAAGAACTGAACGTGCTCGTCGCTCAGCGCCTGGCATTTGACTATGTTGTTCAGGTCGGCGCCCATCAGGGTGGTCACCAGGTACCTGGATGGAGGCAGCGATCAGGACCGAGCGCTGCCGCCTCCCTCCCGGCCAAGCGCCCCTAGCCACTTACACTTCACTGAAGTCCTCGATGGAGGTGGCCGGGGTGAAGACGTCCAGCAGCCCGATGACCTGGCAGGAGGGGGTCAGGATAGCGGTCCAACCCTGGCCCGCCCTGCACGCCCCCGCAGGGAGTCCCAACTCACGTTCTCGTGCTTCAGGTGCTTGAGCAGCCGCAGCTCCCGGTACGTCCTCCGCGCGTGGATCAGCGACTGGAAGGGGCGCGACAGCTTCTTCACCGCCACCTTCTGGCGAAGCCGCGCGTCGTAGGCCGAGCTGCAAGGCGGTGGTTGAGGCAGTGGCAAGGACCGCGGTGCGGCGGTCCAGGACCGAGAGTGGTCTGCACATCGCCTCCCCGCAGCCTTTCCTCCTCGGGGATGGGCCCTTTCTGCCACCCTTGCTCGCCCACCGCTCTGGTCTAGCCGGCGTTTGCTCCAGCGGGAACCTCGGGCTGGGCTGCTATCCAGGTGCTGACACAGGGTCCCCAGGGATGAGAACAAGACCTGCAGATCCTCTGTGCCTCAACCGGTTCTGCTTCCTGATGGAGAAGCAGCTCACTCTCCACCCTATCCCTTCAGCCAGGGCTTCCCAACACACAGGGTCTGTCTGCTCCACCTGGGAGGCCCAGGAC is drawn from Saccopteryx leptura isolate mSacLep1 chromosome 1, mSacLep1_pri_phased_curated, whole genome shotgun sequence and contains these coding sequences:
- the MAPK11 gene encoding mitogen-activated protein kinase 11 isoform X2; this encodes MSGPRAGFYRQELNKTVWEVPQRLQGLRPVGSGAYGSVCSAYDARLRQKVAVKKLSRPFQSLIHARRTYRELRLLKHLKHENVIGLLDVFTPATSIEDFSEVYLVTTLMGADLNNIVKCQALSDEHVQFLVYQLLRGLKYIHSAGIIHRPSNVAVNEDCELRILDFGLARQADEEMTGYVATRWYRAPEIMLNWMHYNQTVDIWSVGCIMAELLQGKALFPGNDYIDQLKLIMEVVGTPSPEVLAKIASEHAQTYIQSLPPMPQKDLRSIFHGANPLAVDLLGRMLVLDSDQRISAAEALAHAYFSQYHDPDDEPEAEPYDESVEAKERTVEEWKELTYQEVLSFKPPEPLHPPGSLDIE
- the MAPK11 gene encoding mitogen-activated protein kinase 11 isoform X1, yielding MSGPRAGFYRQELNKTVWEVPQRLQGLRPVGSGAYGSVCSAYDARLRQKVAVKKLSRPFQSLIHARRTYRELRLLKHLKHENVIGLLDVFTPATSIEDFSEVYLVTTLMGADLNNIVKCQALSDEHVQFLVYQLLRGLKYIHSAGIIHRDLKPSNVAVNEDCELRILDFGLARQADEEMTGYVATRWYRAPEIMLNWMHYNQTVDIWSVGCIMAELLQGKALFPGNDYIDQLKLIMEVVGTPSPEVLAKIASEHAQTYIQSLPPMPQKDLRSIFHGANPLAVDLLGRMLVLDSDQRISAAEALAHAYFSQYHDPDDEPEAEPYDESVEAKERTVEEWKELTYQEVLSFKPPEPLHPPGSLDIE
- the MAPK11 gene encoding mitogen-activated protein kinase 11 isoform X3, with product MSGPRAGFYRQELNKTVWEVPQRLQGLRPVGSGAYGSVCSAYDARLRQKVAVKKLSRPFQSLIHARRTYRELRLLKHLKHENVIGLLDVFTPATSIEDFSEVYLVTTLMGADLNNIVKCQALSDEHVQFLVYQLLRGLKYIHSAGIIHRILDFGLARQADEEMTGYVATRWYRAPEIMLNWMHYNQTVDIWSVGCIMAELLQGKALFPGNDYIDQLKLIMEVVGTPSPEVLAKIASEHAQTYIQSLPPMPQKDLRSIFHGANPLAVDLLGRMLVLDSDQRISAAEALAHAYFSQYHDPDDEPEAEPYDESVEAKERTVEEWKELTYQEVLSFKPPEPLHPPGSLDIE